One genomic segment of Allocatelliglobosispora scoriae includes these proteins:
- a CDS encoding helix-turn-helix domain-containing protein — translation MGLRFETRASDSPWVSTVWTCRSERVVEMTSVAAVCWGLVFWEREGGFYASVSGPETRTGTAPVPEGASFVGIEFAVGTSLRAVPTASLVNSGVELPDVTRRTFRLDGARWETPGPDDAEALVGRLVRAGAVVRDPLVAEARRGHRPTVSARTVERRFRAATGLTQGAVRQIERAREAAVLLAAGAPVSEVVTGLGYFDEPHLARALCRYVGRTARQLRDGGGGAIGLDLHQATTS, via the coding sequence GTGGGTTTGCGGTTCGAGACGCGGGCGTCGGACTCGCCGTGGGTGAGCACGGTGTGGACCTGTAGGAGCGAGCGGGTCGTGGAGATGACCTCCGTTGCGGCGGTGTGCTGGGGCCTGGTGTTCTGGGAGCGCGAGGGCGGGTTTTACGCGAGCGTCTCCGGCCCCGAGACCAGGACCGGCACCGCGCCGGTGCCGGAAGGGGCGTCCTTCGTCGGTATCGAGTTCGCAGTGGGCACGTCGCTACGGGCGGTGCCGACGGCGTCCCTGGTGAACAGCGGCGTCGAGCTGCCGGACGTCACCCGCAGGACCTTCCGGCTGGACGGTGCCCGCTGGGAGACGCCGGGCCCCGACGACGCCGAAGCCCTGGTCGGCCGACTCGTGCGGGCCGGAGCCGTGGTCCGTGACCCGCTGGTCGCCGAGGCGCGCCGAGGCCATCGTCCGACGGTCTCGGCGCGCACTGTCGAGCGGCGGTTCCGGGCGGCGACCGGGCTCACCCAGGGTGCGGTACGGCAGATCGAGCGCGCCCGTGAGGCCGCAGTGCTACTGGCAGCCGGTGCCCCGGTCTCCGAGGTCGTCACCGGACTCGGGTACTTCGACGAGCCGCACCTGGCCCGTGCACTGTGCCGGTATGTCGGTCGTACGGCGCGCCAGCTCCGCGACGGCGGTGGCGGTGCGATCGGCCTGGACCTGCATCAGGCGACGACGTCGTAG
- a CDS encoding cyanophycinase — protein sequence MTHRRTVLAGALGAATLASLAPATAASAHGAARGSLVLVGGSLAEDNTAVYGEIIRRAGGARARIGVITAASVPPSQDPDAGTPDASNSEANGAYYADLLRAHGAGQATWIPIDLDHIADADSPALAAQVDQMTGFFFGGGDQFRYITTLLHGDAHTDSLVLAAIRRRHARGAVIAGSSAGAQIHQGRDMVTGGESYNALRDGSLPGYFDDPDTSGYWPAGGFGFLTSGLLDTHFTAYGRLGRAITLARTTGHHRVFGLDPNTALIVDAPRSPDEHARVVGEGGISVLDLRDGIRWSYLTEGFRYLPGAWRALAPQRLRPLRPRPDAASVPPSADIFGDDVASGLALALAASRAERATGVTRQDDPRFTVELVKSRRFAAYTADGSTAESFLDLTVRIR from the coding sequence ATGACACACCGACGCACAGTCCTCGCCGGAGCACTCGGCGCGGCGACCCTCGCCTCGCTCGCCCCCGCCACGGCCGCCTCCGCGCACGGCGCCGCACGCGGCTCCCTCGTCCTGGTCGGCGGCTCGCTCGCCGAGGACAACACCGCCGTCTACGGCGAGATCATCCGCCGGGCCGGCGGTGCCCGCGCCCGCATCGGCGTGATCACCGCCGCGTCCGTCCCGCCCAGCCAGGACCCCGACGCGGGAACGCCGGACGCCAGCAACAGCGAGGCCAACGGCGCCTACTACGCCGACCTGCTCCGCGCCCACGGCGCCGGCCAGGCGACCTGGATCCCGATCGACCTCGACCACATCGCCGACGCCGACAGCCCCGCCCTCGCCGCCCAGGTCGACCAGATGACCGGCTTCTTCTTCGGCGGCGGCGACCAGTTCCGCTACATCACCACCCTCCTGCACGGCGACGCGCACACCGACTCCCTCGTGCTCGCCGCGATCCGCCGCCGCCACGCCCGAGGCGCCGTCATCGCCGGCTCCAGCGCCGGCGCGCAGATCCACCAGGGCCGCGACATGGTCACCGGCGGCGAGAGCTACAACGCCCTGCGCGACGGGTCACTGCCCGGCTACTTCGACGACCCCGACACGAGCGGCTACTGGCCCGCCGGCGGGTTCGGCTTCCTCACCTCCGGGCTGCTCGACACGCACTTCACCGCCTACGGGCGGCTGGGACGGGCGATCACGCTGGCCCGGACCACCGGCCACCACCGCGTCTTCGGACTCGACCCCAACACCGCGCTCATCGTCGACGCGCCCCGGTCGCCGGACGAGCACGCCCGCGTCGTCGGTGAAGGCGGCATCTCCGTCCTCGACCTGCGCGACGGCATCCGCTGGAGCTACCTCACCGAAGGATTCCGCTACCTGCCCGGCGCGTGGCGAGCCCTCGCGCCCCAGCGACTGCGGCCGCTGCGGCCGCGCCCGGATGCGGCCAGCGTTCCGCCGAGCGCGGACATCTTCGGCGACGACGTGGCCTCCGGCCTCGCTCTGGCGCTGGCCGCGTCGCGGGCCGAGCGGGCCACCGGCGTGACCCGGCAGGACGACCCCCGCTTCACCGTGGAGCTGGTCAAGTCCCGGCGGTTCGCCGCCTACACCGCCGACGGCAGCACCGCCGAGTCGTTCCTGGATCTCACCGTCCGCATCCGCTGA
- a CDS encoding MFS transporter → MTNSNSAGAAEGAVVRSLIPARIDRLTWSPFHTRMVLALGTAWVLDGLEITVASAVGAVLSEETTLGLSSTQVGAIATVYLLGEVFGALFFGRLSDALGRRNLFIVTLGVYLGGNALTALVWGSGPAALVFLYLTRFIAGAGIGGEYAAINSAIDEMMPARYRGRVDLGVNGTYWAGAIIGTLGTYVLLNNVELGLAWRLGFLIGPVIGIAVWGLRRHLPESPRWLILHGREDDAEQSMRQIEDAAVASGQTLTPLDDSQAISVRPGARHGYLSLLKVLFRRYPQRSVLGATLMITQSFLYNSIFFTYTLVLAKFYGVEAEATPIYLIAFAIGNLAGPLLLGRLFDTVGRRRMIAGTYLISGALLAVTAILFQSGALTALTQTIAWCVIFFFASAGASAAYLTVSEVFPQEVRAQAIAVFFAIAQCFGAIGPIFYGWLIGAGEDPFKLFLGYLIAAAVMVVGGVVEIFLGVDAEGKALEDVAPPLSAITDDDA, encoded by the coding sequence ATGACGAATTCGAATTCGGCAGGGGCCGCGGAGGGAGCGGTCGTCCGGAGCCTCATACCAGCGCGGATCGACCGGCTCACGTGGTCGCCGTTCCACACCAGGATGGTGCTCGCGCTGGGGACCGCATGGGTCCTCGACGGGCTGGAGATCACCGTCGCCAGCGCTGTGGGCGCGGTCCTCAGCGAGGAGACCACGCTCGGCCTGAGCTCCACCCAGGTGGGGGCGATCGCCACCGTGTACCTGCTCGGCGAGGTGTTCGGCGCGCTGTTCTTCGGGCGCCTCTCCGACGCCCTGGGCCGGCGCAACCTGTTCATCGTCACCCTCGGCGTCTACCTCGGCGGCAACGCGTTGACCGCGCTCGTCTGGGGGAGCGGCCCGGCCGCGCTGGTCTTCCTCTACCTGACCCGGTTCATCGCCGGTGCCGGCATCGGCGGCGAGTACGCAGCCATCAACTCCGCCATCGACGAGATGATGCCGGCCAGATACCGCGGCCGGGTCGACCTCGGTGTGAACGGCACCTACTGGGCCGGCGCCATCATCGGCACCCTCGGCACCTACGTCCTTCTCAACAACGTCGAACTGGGGCTGGCCTGGCGGCTCGGCTTCCTCATCGGCCCGGTGATCGGCATCGCCGTCTGGGGCCTGCGCCGGCACCTGCCGGAAAGCCCCCGGTGGCTCATCCTGCACGGCCGCGAGGACGACGCGGAGCAGAGCATGAGGCAGATCGAGGACGCCGCTGTCGCCTCCGGCCAGACCTTGACGCCCCTGGACGACTCGCAGGCGATCTCGGTTCGCCCCGGCGCCCGCCACGGCTACCTGTCCCTGCTCAAAGTCCTGTTCCGCCGCTACCCGCAGCGGTCCGTCCTCGGCGCGACCCTGATGATCACCCAGTCGTTCCTCTACAACTCGATCTTCTTCACCTACACCCTGGTACTGGCGAAGTTCTACGGCGTCGAGGCCGAGGCGACCCCGATCTACCTGATCGCCTTCGCCATCGGCAACCTGGCGGGACCGCTGCTGCTGGGCCGGCTCTTCGACACCGTCGGCCGCCGACGCATGATCGCGGGCACCTACCTGATCTCCGGTGCCCTGCTGGCCGTCACCGCCATCCTGTTCCAATCCGGGGCGCTCACCGCACTGACCCAGACGATCGCCTGGTGCGTCATCTTCTTCTTCGCCTCCGCCGGCGCCAGCGCCGCCTACCTGACGGTGAGCGAGGTCTTCCCCCAGGAGGTACGCGCACAGGCGATAGCGGTCTTCTTCGCCATCGCCCAGTGCTTCGGCGCGATCGGCCCGATCTTCTACGGATGGCTCATCGGAGCGGGGGAGGACCCCTTCAAACTCTTCCTCGGCTACCTCATCGCAGCGGCGGTGATGGTCGTCGGCGGTGTCGTCGAGATATTCCTGGGCGTCGACGCTGAGGGCAAGGCGCTGGAGGACGTGGCACCGCCGCTGTCGGCCATCACCGACGACGACGCCTGA
- a CDS encoding transporter substrate-binding domain-containing protein has translation MHVRRIALGAAALAVALSATACGTADDTASSTKTPDATAVTVTIDGIGEVGTDAKLAAKLPADFRTKGTILVATNAPYQPFIDFKAEGNTSEFKGLDYDLIQAASARLGLRTTWSQQPFDGLVPGLQAGKYDVIVGGVTDKKARQQVATFVDYSASGTGFLVAAGNPLGVTDVTGLCGRKVAVQKASNQARHLADYSAASCAGKAVEVKEFPENPQAVQALLAGVVEVVAATRVNLVDTEAQLAGKVELVKDTANPNGWLASPNGFGFLKARGDIAQAYQAAVQSLIDDGTYRRILDHWKQTPIGLTKATIDQAID, from the coding sequence ATGCACGTCCGGCGTATCGCGCTCGGCGCCGCCGCCCTCGCTGTCGCGCTCAGCGCGACCGCCTGCGGCACGGCTGACGACACGGCCAGCTCGACCAAGACCCCCGACGCCACCGCGGTCACCGTGACGATCGACGGCATCGGCGAGGTGGGCACCGACGCGAAGCTCGCGGCGAAGCTGCCCGCGGACTTCCGCACCAAGGGCACGATCCTGGTCGCGACCAACGCGCCCTACCAGCCCTTCATCGACTTCAAGGCCGAGGGGAACACCTCGGAGTTCAAGGGCCTGGACTACGACCTGATCCAGGCCGCGTCCGCCCGGCTGGGCCTGCGCACCACCTGGAGCCAGCAGCCCTTCGACGGGCTCGTCCCGGGACTGCAGGCCGGCAAGTACGACGTGATCGTCGGCGGCGTCACCGACAAGAAGGCCCGCCAGCAGGTCGCCACCTTCGTCGACTACTCCGCCTCCGGCACCGGGTTCCTCGTCGCCGCCGGCAACCCGCTCGGCGTCACCGACGTGACCGGCCTGTGCGGCCGCAAGGTCGCCGTGCAGAAGGCGAGCAACCAGGCCAGACACCTCGCCGACTACAGCGCGGCGAGCTGCGCCGGCAAGGCGGTCGAGGTCAAGGAGTTCCCGGAGAACCCGCAGGCCGTGCAGGCCCTCCTCGCCGGAGTGGTGGAGGTCGTCGCCGCGACCCGGGTCAACCTCGTCGACACCGAAGCCCAGCTCGCGGGCAAGGTCGAACTGGTCAAGGACACCGCCAACCCCAACGGCTGGCTCGCCAGCCCCAACGGCTTCGGCTTCCTCAAGGCGCGCGGCGACATCGCGCAGGCCTACCAGGCCGCGGTGCAGTCCCTGATCGACGACGGCACCTACCGCCGCATCCTCGACCACTGGAAGCAGACCCCGATCGGGCTCACCAAGGCCACGATCGACCAGGCCATCGACTGA
- a CDS encoding EF-hand domain-containing protein yields MQRKHRLAFSHFDRDHNGYIERTDLEGLGVRILSQFEDSPTSAKGKAVVGSFDGIWAALAQQCDKDADGRIDPAEYHRGMTEAFVERPADYEQTFRPAVKAVLDLADVDGDGALSRDEFVRIQNAFGTADDQIDEAFRRMDTDGDGRLTVEELTEAVRQFYVGTQDDAVGNWFFGAS; encoded by the coding sequence ATGCAACGCAAGCACCGGCTGGCCTTCAGTCACTTCGACCGGGACCACAACGGCTATATCGAGCGCACCGATCTGGAAGGGCTAGGGGTGCGCATCCTGTCGCAGTTCGAGGACTCGCCCACTTCCGCCAAGGGCAAGGCCGTCGTCGGGAGCTTCGATGGGATCTGGGCCGCGCTGGCCCAGCAGTGCGACAAGGATGCCGACGGCCGCATCGACCCGGCGGAGTACCACCGAGGCATGACCGAGGCCTTCGTCGAGCGGCCCGCCGACTATGAGCAGACCTTCCGGCCCGCGGTGAAAGCCGTGCTCGACCTCGCCGACGTCGACGGCGACGGGGCGCTCAGCCGCGACGAGTTCGTGCGGATCCAGAATGCCTTCGGCACGGCCGACGACCAGATCGACGAGGCCTTCCGACGGATGGACACCGACGGCGACGGTCGGCTCACCGTGGAGGAGCTGACCGAAGCCGTGCGGCAGTTCTACGTCGGCACCCAGGACGATGCGGTCGGCAACTGGTTCTTCGGCGCGTCGTGA
- a CDS encoding aldehyde dehydrogenase family protein — MKSYGVLVGGHGREGKGWAYVARTSALLADPLTVGRLTLNRERDGGDEDDERLAGRVAVATAEQVAEALRAARAAQPEWGRRPLAERLELAGLIYRELVRRADELIDVLVDEGHPVRLARWELSGMLASFHPDSVALAAELAERRHQVGQHRVRLRYRPDGVVCLSPPQNAATSNSALGIWALIGGNALVVGAPRSCPLGVNHLYQEIVAPQLGALGAPPAVLSVLCGLTRPMLASWLDSADVDDIYYFGSSTRGLALAQECLARGKKPVLELSGNDGVLVWRDADVVGAAAALAECFYGSGQICMVPRYAVAHPAVFDQLVDAVAAHARALRPGLPDDPDVLLSPVFKAPAMQAVLRQATDAGATIVTGGRQWDRRGRPSSGGMFLEPTVLRVDGLEMADGLAAVRDETFFPLLSIVLPTPSDDGKLLTRVIAFMNANRYGLRNSLWARDEAVIDRVCADLGNGGILKVNDSHIGFTPVLPTHGGTGITGGPFGGAAIPLLRTTTLQAICAAAQPTRPLQAQ, encoded by the coding sequence GTGAAGTCTTACGGGGTGCTGGTCGGCGGGCACGGCCGGGAGGGAAAGGGCTGGGCCTACGTCGCCCGGACCAGCGCACTCCTGGCCGACCCGCTCACCGTCGGCCGGCTGACGCTGAACCGGGAACGCGACGGCGGCGACGAGGACGACGAACGGCTGGCCGGACGGGTGGCCGTCGCCACCGCCGAGCAGGTGGCCGAAGCCCTCCGGGCCGCCCGCGCCGCGCAGCCCGAATGGGGCCGTCGGCCGCTGGCAGAACGGCTGGAGCTGGCCGGCCTGATCTACCGAGAGCTGGTCCGTCGAGCCGACGAGCTGATCGACGTACTGGTCGACGAGGGACACCCGGTCCGGCTTGCCCGCTGGGAGCTGTCGGGGATGCTGGCGTCGTTTCACCCTGACAGCGTGGCGCTCGCCGCCGAGCTGGCCGAACGCCGCCACCAGGTCGGCCAGCACCGCGTTCGGCTGCGTTACCGGCCCGACGGTGTGGTCTGCCTCAGCCCGCCGCAGAATGCCGCCACCAGCAACAGCGCGCTCGGCATCTGGGCCCTGATCGGCGGCAACGCCCTCGTCGTCGGCGCCCCGCGCAGTTGCCCGCTGGGCGTCAACCATCTCTATCAGGAGATCGTCGCCCCGCAGCTAGGAGCCCTCGGTGCTCCCCCGGCGGTGTTGTCCGTCCTGTGCGGGCTGACCCGGCCCATGCTGGCGTCGTGGTTGGACAGTGCCGATGTCGACGACATCTACTACTTCGGCAGCTCGACCCGTGGCCTGGCGCTGGCGCAGGAGTGCCTGGCCCGGGGTAAGAAGCCGGTGCTCGAACTGTCCGGCAACGACGGCGTGCTCGTCTGGCGCGACGCCGACGTGGTCGGGGCCGCAGCCGCGCTGGCCGAGTGCTTCTACGGCTCCGGTCAGATCTGCATGGTGCCCAGGTATGCCGTGGCGCATCCTGCGGTGTTCGACCAGCTCGTCGACGCCGTGGCTGCCCACGCCCGGGCGCTGCGGCCCGGGCTGCCCGACGACCCCGACGTGCTGCTCAGCCCGGTGTTCAAGGCGCCTGCGATGCAGGCGGTGCTACGGCAGGCCACCGACGCCGGGGCAACGATCGTCACGGGCGGGCGGCAGTGGGACCGCCGCGGGCGACCCAGCTCCGGCGGGATGTTCCTCGAGCCGACGGTGCTGCGGGTCGACGGGCTCGAGATGGCGGACGGGCTGGCGGCGGTACGCGACGAGACGTTCTTCCCGCTGCTCAGCATCGTCCTTCCCACGCCCAGCGACGACGGGAAACTGCTGACCCGGGTGATCGCTTTCATGAACGCCAACCGCTATGGTCTGCGCAACTCGCTGTGGGCGCGGGACGAGGCCGTCATCGACCGGGTCTGCGCCGATCTCGGCAACGGCGGCATCCTGAAGGTCAACGACTCGCACATCGGTTTCACACCGGTACTGCCCACCCACGGTGGCACCGGCATCACCGGCGGTCCTTTCGGCGGCGCGGCCATCCCGCTCCTGCGGACGACCACGCTCCAGGCGATCTGCGCCGCCGCTCAGCCCACCAGGCCACTCCAAGCGCAGTGA
- a CDS encoding nuclear transport factor 2 family protein, with protein sequence MTEQMPAAVAAWHRVVESRDLAGLAPLLAPDVVFRSPAVHAPQNGPDITAAYLAAALAVLGPTIRYEREWYTPDGAVLEFHADLDGTAVHGVDMMRLDADGRIVEFTVMVRPLRGLNRLVEEMGKALAAQRPAA encoded by the coding sequence ATGACAGAACAGATGCCCGCTGCGGTCGCCGCCTGGCACCGCGTCGTCGAGAGCCGTGATCTGGCAGGCCTGGCGCCCCTGCTCGCACCGGACGTGGTGTTCCGTTCGCCAGCGGTGCACGCGCCGCAGAACGGCCCCGACATCACGGCCGCCTACCTCGCCGCGGCTTTGGCCGTGCTCGGACCCACCATCCGGTACGAGCGCGAGTGGTACACGCCCGACGGAGCGGTCCTGGAGTTTCATGCCGACCTCGACGGCACCGCGGTCCACGGCGTGGACATGATGCGCTTGGACGCCGATGGCCGGATCGTCGAGTTCACAGTGATGGTCCGCCCGTTGCGAGGGCTGAACCGGCTCGTGGAGGAGATGGGCAAGGCCTTGGCCGCGCAGCGTCCAGCCGCCTGA
- a CDS encoding MurR/RpiR family transcriptional regulator, translating to MSAGDTGVAGMIHSRLGEFSPAERRVARVLLAAYPTAALETVAVVAERAGVSGPTVLRFASRLGFRGYPEFQKALRDELGERDTSPLSAYTADPPPGPGGALDRARQILPQAVAATLAELPPAEFDAAVRLLADPQLRITAHGGRFSSLLAHYLVLHLVQVRGNSRLLPAGPVERAGALADLGRKDLLVLFDYRRYEPPTLALAQAAKERESKVVLVTDRWLSPIASVADVVLPARVDSTSAYDSFVPSMAILETLIDGVIARLGAAAGERLAAIERAARRHDLI from the coding sequence ATGTCCGCAGGCGACACCGGTGTGGCAGGGATGATCCATTCTCGGCTGGGCGAGTTCAGCCCGGCCGAACGGCGGGTCGCCCGGGTGCTGCTCGCCGCATATCCGACCGCCGCGCTGGAGACGGTCGCGGTCGTCGCCGAGCGGGCCGGGGTGAGCGGGCCGACCGTGCTGCGCTTCGCCAGCAGGCTCGGCTTCCGGGGCTACCCGGAGTTCCAGAAGGCGCTGCGCGACGAGCTCGGCGAGCGGGACACGTCGCCGCTATCGGCGTACACCGCTGATCCGCCGCCGGGGCCCGGAGGTGCGCTGGACCGTGCGCGCCAGATCCTGCCGCAGGCGGTCGCGGCGACGCTCGCGGAGCTGCCGCCGGCCGAGTTCGACGCCGCGGTGCGGCTGCTCGCCGACCCGCAGCTGCGGATCACCGCGCACGGCGGGCGGTTCTCCTCGCTGCTCGCGCACTACCTGGTCCTGCACCTGGTCCAGGTACGCGGCAACAGCCGACTGCTGCCCGCCGGGCCCGTCGAGCGGGCGGGTGCCCTGGCGGATCTGGGCCGCAAGGACCTGCTGGTCCTGTTCGACTACCGCCGCTACGAGCCGCCGACGCTGGCTCTGGCGCAGGCGGCGAAGGAGCGCGAGTCGAAGGTGGTCCTGGTGACCGACCGCTGGCTCTCGCCGATCGCGAGCGTCGCCGACGTGGTGCTGCCCGCCCGGGTCGACTCGACCTCGGCCTACGACAGCTTCGTGCCGTCGATGGCGATCCTGGAGACCCTGATCGACGGCGTGATCGCTCGGTTGGGAGCGGCGGCGGGGGAGCGGCTGGCGGCGATCGAGCGGGCGGCTCGGCGGCACGATCTGATCTGA
- a CDS encoding amino acid ABC transporter permease has translation MTPEIKAVPVRHYGRWIAAAAVTGLLVLLAKALLSSPNLEPATIRAYLTKDFILDGVRTTLILTAVAMVFGAAGGILLAVMRLSANPVLRGASAAFIWFFRGTPLLVQIVFFGFLGALLPRITIELPFTGTVLFDQPTSVVITGTTAAVLALSLNEMAYAAEIVRGGILAVDGGQTEAAHALGMTPALTMRRIVLPQAMRVIAPPMGNEVITMLKSTALVSIIGGHDLMTAVQGVYALNYKVIPLLSVAAIWYLALVSALSAVQFLVERRFGRGHLNQAGMFR, from the coding sequence ATGACCCCAGAGATAAAAGCCGTCCCGGTACGCCACTACGGCCGCTGGATCGCCGCCGCCGCCGTGACCGGCCTGCTCGTCCTGCTGGCGAAAGCGCTGCTGAGCAGCCCCAACCTGGAGCCCGCGACCATCCGCGCCTACCTCACCAAGGACTTCATCCTCGACGGCGTGCGCACCACCCTGATCCTCACCGCCGTCGCCATGGTGTTCGGCGCGGCCGGCGGCATCCTGCTCGCCGTGATGCGCCTGTCCGCCAACCCGGTCCTGCGCGGTGCCTCCGCCGCGTTCATCTGGTTCTTCCGCGGCACCCCGCTGCTGGTCCAGATCGTCTTCTTCGGCTTCCTCGGCGCGCTGCTGCCCAGGATCACCATCGAGCTGCCGTTCACCGGCACCGTCCTGTTCGACCAGCCCACCAGTGTCGTCATCACCGGCACCACCGCCGCCGTCCTCGCCCTGTCGCTCAACGAGATGGCCTACGCCGCCGAGATCGTCCGCGGCGGCATCCTCGCCGTCGACGGCGGCCAGACCGAGGCGGCACACGCGCTCGGCATGACGCCCGCGCTGACGATGCGCCGCATCGTCCTGCCCCAGGCGATGCGGGTCATCGCGCCGCCGATGGGCAACGAGGTCATCACAATGCTCAAATCCACCGCCCTCGTCTCGATCATCGGCGGCCACGACCTGATGACCGCCGTCCAGGGCGTCTACGCCCTCAACTACAAGGTGATTCCGCTGCTCAGCGTCGCCGCCATCTGGTACCTCGCGCTCGTCAGCGCCCTGTCGGCCGTCCAGTTCCTCGTCGAGCGCCGCTTCGGCCGAGGCCACCTCAACCAGGCAGGGATGTTCCGATGA
- a CDS encoding dihydrofolate reductase family protein produces the protein MRDLVFTGFVSLDGVVDSPGGGPGEEHRSGGWVINGIDFLPEAFSLKGEELAETTALMFGRRSYEAFATTWPGSDDHAAYRDLPKYVVSTTLDEDALVEGWGPTTILRSTDDIAELKQGEGGAIFIHGSAELARRLSEAGLLDRYHLLVFPVLLGAGKSLFSSADRDKQALRLRDSAAYPNGIVKLIYDVVA, from the coding sequence ATGCGTGATCTGGTCTTTACCGGTTTCGTTTCGCTGGACGGAGTGGTGGACTCCCCCGGCGGTGGGCCGGGCGAGGAACACCGCAGCGGCGGCTGGGTGATCAACGGCATCGACTTCCTGCCCGAGGCTTTCTCCCTCAAGGGCGAGGAACTCGCGGAGACCACGGCACTGATGTTCGGCCGCCGGAGCTACGAAGCGTTCGCGACGACCTGGCCCGGCTCGGACGACCACGCCGCCTACCGGGACCTACCCAAGTACGTGGTGTCGACCACGCTCGACGAAGACGCCCTTGTCGAAGGATGGGGGCCGACGACGATCCTGCGCTCCACCGACGACATCGCCGAGCTCAAGCAGGGCGAGGGTGGCGCGATCTTCATCCACGGCAGCGCGGAACTCGCCCGACGCCTTTCGGAGGCCGGCCTGCTCGACCGATACCACCTGCTGGTCTTCCCCGTGCTGCTCGGGGCCGGAAAGAGCCTGTTCAGCAGCGCGGACAGGGACAAGCAGGCGCTGCGCCTCCGGGACTCCGCGGCCTACCCGAACGGCATCGTCAAGCTGATCTACGACGTCGTCGCCTGA